CAGGCCGGGCTCGGCGTGGAGACCGTCGAGAAGCTGCCGCGACGCGTACGGCGGCCCGTGCTCTACCGGGACGGTCCCGAACACCGCGAGCACCGGCGCCAGACCGCCCGCTACTTCACTCCCCGCCGGGTGGACACGCACTACCGCCCGGTGATGGAACGTTTGGCAGAGGAGCAGCTCGCGGTGCTGCGCACGGCCGGGGAGGCCGCGCTGCCGGAGCTCGCCTTCGAACTGGCGATCGGCGTGGTGAGCGAGGTCGTCGGGCTGCGGTACGGCCGGCCGGGCATCCGGCGGCGGCTGGAGCGGTTCTTTCCCGAGGAGTTCGGCGAGCCGGGGCTGACCAGTGCGCGGGGTCTGTACTGGCTGGTCCGGCAGAACGTCAACTGGCTGCGCATCCACCTCGCCGACGTGCGCCCCGCGATCCGTGCGCACCGCCGCCGGGAGCACGACGACCTGATCTCCCACCTCCTCTCGGAGGGCTGCTCGGACGTGGAGATCCTCGGCGAGTGCCTGACGTTCGCGGCGGCGGGCATGGTCACCACGCGCGAGTTCGTCTGCCTGGCGGCCTGGCACCTGTTCACGGACGACGCGCTGCGCGCGCGGTACCGGGCGGCGGACGAGGCCGGGCGCCTCGTCGTCCTCCAGGAGCTGCTGCGGCTGGAGCCGGTGGTCGGCTCGCTGCGCCGCCGGGCCACGGCGGACCTGGAGCTGCCCGCGTCCGGCGGTCCGGTCGCGGTGCGCGCCGGGGAGTGCGTCGAGGTACTGCTGGACGAGGCGAACGCCGATCCGACGGCGGTGGGCGCCGAGCCACTGCGGGTCCGCCCCGACCGGACGCTCTCCTTCGGCCCCGGACGGGCCGGACTCTCCTTCGGGGACGGGCCGCACCGGTGCCCCGGCGCCCACATCGCCCTCCTGGAGACGGACGTGTTCCTCGGCCGCCTGTTCGCCCTGGAAGGCGTACGGATGACCGGCCATCCCCGGGCGGCCCTCAGACCCGCGATCGACGGGTACGAGATCCGGGACTTGCGGGTGACCCTGCCGGGCGGGGACTGACCGCCGCACCGCACCGTGCGGGGGTGCCGCACGGTGCCCGGCGCCTGCGTGTCAGTCGTCCAGTGCCTGATTGACCACCGACTGGGCCTCTTCCTGGACCTGCCGCAGGTGGTCGGGGCCGCGGAAGGACTCCGCGTAGACCTTGTAGACGTCCTCCGTGCCCGAGGGGCGCGCCGCGAACCAGGCGTTCTCGGTGACGACCTTGATGCCGCCGAGCGCGGCGCCGTTGCCCGGGGCCTCGGTGAGGACGTCGGTGACCGGCTCCCCGGCGAGCGTGTCGGCGCCGAGCTGCGCCGGGGACAGCTTGCCGAGCCGCGCCTTCTGCTCGCGGGTGGCGGGCGCGTCGATGCGGGCGTAGGCGGGCTCGCCGAAGCGCGCGGTGAGCGCGGCGTAGTGCTCGGAGGGCGTGCGGTCGGTGACCGCGGTGATCTCGGAGGCGAGCAGCGCCAGCAGGATGCCGTCCTTGTCGGTGGTCCACACCGAACCGTCCCGGCGCAGGAACGAGGCCCCGGCGGACTCCTCGCCGCCGAAGCCGAGCGAGCCGTCGGCCAGCCCGTCGACGAACCACTTGAACCCGACGGGCACCTCGACGAGCCGGCGGCCGAGGTCGGCGGCGACCCGGTCGATCATGCTGGAGGACACCAGCGTCTTGCCCACGCCCGCGTGGGCGGGCCAGTCGGGGCGGTGGGCGTAGAGGTAGGAGATCGCGGTGGCGAGGTAGTGGTTGGGGTTCATCAGCCCGGCGTCCGGGGTGACGATGCCGTGCCGGTCGGCGTCGGCGTCGTTGCCGGTGGCGATGCGGAACCGGTCTCGCTGGGCGATGAGGGAGGCCATGGCGTGCGGCGAGGAGCAGTCCATGCGGATCTTGCCGTCCCAGTCCAGCGTCATGAACCGCCAGGTGGGGTCGGCCAGCGGATTGACCACGGTGAGGTCGATCCGGTGCTCCTCGGCGATACGGCCCCAGTACGCGACGGAGGCCCCGCCCAGCGGGTCGGCGCCGATGCGGACCCCGGCCGAGCGGATCGCGTCGAGGTCGAGGACGCTCGGCAGGTCGGCGACGTAGGCACCGAGGAAGTCGTGACGGCCGGTGCCGGGGGCGGCAAGCGCGCGGGCGTAGGGAAGCCGGCGTACGTCCTTGAGGCCGGCGGCGATGATCTCGTTGGCGCGGTCCTGGATCCAGGAGGTGGCGTCCGAGCCGGCCGGGCCGCCGCTGGGCGGGTTGTACTTGAAGCCGCCGTCGGCGGGCGGATTGTGGCTGGGGGTGACGACCACGCCGTCGGCGAGGTGGGAGGTGCGGCCCCGGTTGTACGTGAGGATGGCGTGCGAGACGGCCGGGGTGGGGGTGTAGCCGTCGGCGCTGTCGATGAGGACGGTGACGTCGTTGGCGGCGAACACCTCCAGCGCGGTGACCCGGGCGGGCTCGGACAGGGCGTGGGTGTCGGCACCGAGGAAGAGCGGGCCGTCGGTGCCCCGGTCGGCGCGGTACTCGCAGATGGCCTGGCTGGTGGCGGCGATGTGGTCCTCGTTGAACGCCGTCGCCAGGGACGATCCCCGGTGTCCGGACGTACCGAAGGCGACGCGCTGCCCGGGCTCGGCCGGGTCGGGGTGCAGCGCGTAGTACGCGGTCACCAGCCGGGCGACGTCGATCAGGTCCTCGGGCTCGGCCGGCTTGCCGGCTCGTTCGTGCAGCATGCGCCCACTCCTCCGCATCGGTCGTGCGTTCGCTCGCGCTCTCATCTTCCCCCGCCGGGGTGATGTGCACGTACGGGGCGGACGCCGGCCGTGGCGCGGGTGGGGCCGGGCGCCGGCGGGCAGGGCCCGCCGGCGGCCGGACGGAGGGACCGGGGCAGAGCGCGAAGCGCCGGGCACGCCCCGGGGGCGGCCCCTCAGAAGCGGCCGCCGGTGAGCCGGGTCAGGGGGCCGTGGGTGTGGCGTGCCGAGCGGCGGCCCACCGCGTACGAGGCGGCGGTGAGCGCGGTCAGCCCGGCGCCGACGCCGGCGGCGACGGCCTTGCGCTGGGCGATGACCGTCCAGGCCGTCCGCGCGGTGGCCGCGACCTGCCCGGTCGTGGCGACGACCGCCTGCCGGCCCGCCTCGACGCCCTTGGCCGCCGTCTGGGCGGCCTGCGCGGCCGCGCCGGCCGCGCGCTCGGTCCCGGCCCGAGCGGCCGACGCGGCGTCGGACGCCTTGCCCGCGGCGGCCTTCGCGGCCCCGGAGGCGGGGGCGGTCGCCTTGTCGGCGGTCCCCCGGGCCTTGGCACGGGTGGCCGCGGCCGCCCCGGACTTCGCCTGCGTGGTGTTGTTGGGTTTGGAGTTCGATGCAGTCATGAACTCCGCCTTGCCGCTCACCCGCACGTCAAACAGCCCCGGGTGACGGGGGGTTCGCTGCGCGGGAGGAACGGGCGGGGCGCGCCGGTTCGGCTTCCCCGCACCGCCTCAGCCGAGGCCCGGACCGGCGAGGGTCTCGGTGACCTGTGCGCGTACCGCTTCCCGGGCCGTGGCGGGGAGGGCGCCGAGGGGCGTGTCCCGCAGGGTGTCGAGTACGGCTTCCGTGCCCGCGCCGCAGTCGGCGGACTCGCTGATCACGTCGTAGCCGTCACGGACGGCGACGCGGAGGAGGCGACCGCCGTCCTCGCCGTCCGCGTGCACGGCGGCGGCGACCACGAAGGGCGGCGGTCCGCCCGCGTCGCCCGGCAGTTTGCGGTAGCCGCTGGTGAGCGGGGCGCGCCAGTGCAGGCCGAGCAACAGGGGCCGCTTGGCGACGAGTTCGGCGAGGTCGGTCTCGTAGGGCCGGTCGGTCGCCAGCACCCGCGCCCGGGCGTCCAGGACGAGTGCGGCGGGCAGCAGACAGCGCAGGGTGCTGCCCACGATGTTGCCGCCGACCGTGGCGGTCCGCCGCACGGCGCCGGTCCCCACCGAGCCGGCCGCCCGGCGCAGCACCTCGGGCACCCGGTCGTCGACCTGGTGCAGCAGAACGGCCGCGCCGAGCTCCTCGCGCCCGACCACGTTGGCCTCCGGCAGCTTGCGCAGCGACACGGCGCGCTCGGGGAAGCCGTCCCGCTGCCAGGTGGCCCAGACGAGGGTCGCGCCGCCGACCGGCACCGCCCCCTCGGCGAGGGCCTGCTGTATTCCGGACACGGTGGTGGGCAGAGACAACAGCACGGCAGCCGACCTGCTTTCCTGCGAGGGGGTGGGCGGACCGCCGGCACCCCGGCCACGTGATCGCCGACACCGCGCATTCTCCCGACGCCCGCGGGGGCGCGTCCAGGTCTCACTGTCTGAATCCGTGCGCCCCTCATGCGCTGCGCACGTCCGGCCGAGCCGGTTCCGGGCGGGTCGCGCCGGGGCCGGGCCCGGGCGGATGCGCCCCCCTTGATCGATCAAACGAACAGTGTGGTTAGCATATGAGCGCCTGCTAGCTCGATCGAGAGATAGTTCTGTGACTGACAACGACGGTTCGTTCACCCACTGGAAGCACCGCGAGGAGATCGCGGAGTCGATGATCCCGATGATCGGGAAGCTGCACCGGGAGCGGGACGTCACCGTCCTGCTCCACAGCCGCTCCCTGGTGAACAAGTCGGTGGTCAGCATCCTCAAGACCCACCGGTTCGCCCGGCAGATCGCCGGCGCGGAGCTGTCGGTCACCGAGACGCTGCCCTTCCTCCAGGCGCTGACCACGCTCGACCTCGGCCCGTCCCAGATCGACCTCGGCATGCTCGCGGCGACGTACAAGGAGGACGACCGCGGCCTGTCGGTGGCGGAGTTCACCGCCGAGGCCGTCGCCGGGGCCACCGGCGGCAACAGGATCGAGCGCCGTGAGCCGCGCGACGTGGTGCTCTACGGTTTCGGCCGCATCGGGCGCCTGGTCGCGCGGCTGCTCATCGAGAAGGCCGGCTCCGGCAACGGGCTGCGGCTGCGCGCGATCGTCGTGCGCGGCGGTGGCGGCGGGGTGGGCGAGGACCTCGTCAAGCGGGCCTCGCTGCTGCGCCGCGACTCCGTGCACGGCCAGTTCCAGGGCACGATCACCGTCGACGAGGCGAACGGCACGATCACCGCCAACGGCAACGTCATCAAGGTCATCCACGCCGACGACCCGTCCTCGGTGGACTACACGGCGTACGGCATCAAGGACGCCCTCCTCATCGACAACACCGGCAAGTGGCGCGACCGCGAGGGACTGTCGCAGCATCTGCGGCCCGGCATCGACAAGGTGGTGCTCACCGCGCCGGGCAAGGGCGACGTCCCCAACATCGTGCACGGCGTCAACCACGACACCATCAAGCCGGACGAGCGGATCCTGTCCTGCGCGTCCTGTACGACCAACGCGATCGTGCCGCCGCTGAAGGCGATGGACGACGAGTTCGGGGTGGAGCGCGGGCACGTGGAGACGGTGCACTCGTTCACCAACGACCAGAATCTGCTGGACAATTACCACAAGTCGGAGCGGCGGGGGCGGTCGGCGCCGCTGAACATGGTGCTCACCGAGACGGGGGCGGCGTCGGCGGTCGCCAAGGCCCTGCCCGATCTGAAGGCGCGGATCACCGGGAGTTCCATCCGGGTGCCGGTGCCGGACGTCTCGATCGCGATCCTCAACCTCCAGCTCGGCCGGGAGACCAGCCGCGAGGAGGTCCTCGACCATCTGCGCGAGGTGTCGCTGACCTCGCCGCTGAAGCGGCAGATCGACTTCACGACGGCGCCGGACGCGGTGTCCAGCGACTTCGTGGGGTCGCGGCACGCCTCGATCGTGGACGCGGGGGCGACCAAGGTCGAGGGCGACAACGCGATCCTGTACCTCTGGTACGACAACGAGTTCGGGTACTCGTGCCAGGTGGTGCGGGTGGTGCAGTACGTCTCGGGCGTGGAGTACCCGACGTATCCGGCGCCGGCGGTGTGAGTGCGCGGGGGCGGGACGGTTCTTCCTCGCCCCCGCCGCCCCTGCCCGCCCCACCCTGAAGGGGCTCCGCCCCTTCGACCCCGGACGGCCCCGGCCGACCCAGGGGCGCGGGGAACTGCGCGACAAGCCACGACGCACCCGCAGCCGGCCGCGCTCACGAGCCCCCACCCCCTGTCACCTCCCCGCCGTACTCCCCCGCACCACCAGCCTCGTCGGTACCAGCGTCGTCCCCCGTTCCTCCCCGTCCTGGCGCATCTTGCGCAGGACCGCCCGGACGCAGAGCCGGCCCACCTCCGCGAAGTCCTGGTGGACCGTGGTGAGCGGGGGGAGGAACGACGTCGCCTCGGGGATGTCGTCGAAACCGATGACGCTCACCTCCTCCGGCACCCGCCGTCCGCTCTCGTGCAGCGCGCGCAACAACCCCAGCGCCATCTGGTCGTTGGCCGCGAACACGGCCGTGCACTCCGGGCGCGCGGCGAGGGCGAGCCCGGCCCGGTAGCCCGACTCCGCCGACCAGTCCCCCCGCACGGGTTCCGGCACCGTACGGCCCGCCCCGGTGAGCTCCGCGCGCCACGCGTCCGTACGGCGCTGCGCGGCGAACGACCCCTCGGGCCCGGCGAGATGCCACACGGTCTCGTGCCCGAGGTCGAGCAGATGACGCACGGCGGCACGCGTGCCGCCCGCCTGGTCCGTGTCGACGACCGTGTAGTGCTCGCCGGCGTCGGAGTCGACGACCACCACCTGGACGTGCGGCGGCAGGGTGATCGTCGCCGCGTCCAGCAGGTGCACCTCCATGATGACGATGACCGCGTCCACCGCGAGTTCCTCGAGGCGGGAGAACGCGCCCCGCACCTCGTCCTGGGTGGGCACCGCGACCGGCAGCAGCGTCACCGCGTACCCCTCGCGGGCCGCCGACTGGGCGATCGCCTCCAGGGTGCGCACATTGCCCGTGGTGGACAGCGTGAAGGTGATGACACCGATGGTGCGGAACTCACCGCGCTTGAGCGCGCGGGCCGCGCTGTTGGGCCGGTAGCCGAGCTCCTTCATGGCGGCGAGCACCTGCCGGCGGGTCTCCTCGTTCACCCCCGCATAGCCGTTGGAGACCCGGGAGACGGTCTGCGAGGAGACCCCCGCGAGACGGGCCACGTCCGCCATCGAGGCGGTGGTCCGACGCCCGCCGCGCCCCCGCCCACGGGCGCGGCCGTCAACACCCGTACCGGCACCGGCCGTTCCCGCACCGCGTGCCGGAACGGCCACTTCCTCCGGCGTTTCCTCCGCCGTGTCCACTCGTGCCTCCGCCGCCTTCCCGCGCATTCCGCTCCGCCCGAGGACCCTTGACCGTCGTCACCGGGCAGTGTAGACATTCGGCCATCAGATGTTTACGTAAACATAACAGCAGGGACCGGCAGGGACCGTTCTTTCGGCTCGTCGATGTTTACGCAAACATCCGCTGTCAGGCGGTTCCACCCGGCGCACGCACGAACGAGGAACGGACACATGACGACGCTGCAACCCCCGGCGGCCACCGGGCCACGGCCGGCCCCGCCCCCGGTGCGACGGGACCGCCGCTCCTGGACGGGGTGGGGCTTCCTCGGCCCCTTCGTGGCCGTGTTCGCCCTGGTCTTCCTCGCCCCGATCGCGTACTCGCTCTATCTGAGCCTCTACCGCACCCAGTTGATCGGCGGCACCACCTTCGTCGGCCTGGACAACTACCAGCAGGCCCTCCAGGACGACCAGTTCTGGGCCGCGCTCGGCCGGGTCTCGCTCTTCCTCTGCGTCCAGGTGCCGGTCATGCTCGGCATCGCCCTGCTCGTGGCCCTGGCGCTGGACAGCGGACGGCTCTACGGCCGTGCCTTCTTCCGCATCTCGATCTTCCTGCCGTACGCCGTGCCCGCCGTCGTCGCCACCCTGATGTGGGGCTTCCTGTACGGCACCCGCTTCGGCCTGGTCGGCGACATCAACGACGCGTTCGGCGTCCAGCTGCCCGACCCGTTCTCCCCGCATCTGATCCTGGCGTCCCTGGGCAACATCGTGACCTGGGAGTTCGTGGGCTACAACATGCTGATCTTCTACTCGGCACTGCGTGTCGTCCCGCATTCGCTGTACGAGGCGGCGGAGATCGACGGCGCCGGGCAGATCCGGGTCATCACCGCCATCAAGCTGCCCGCCATCCGCGGCGCCCTCGTCATCGCGACGATCTTCTCCATCATCGGCAGCTTCCAGCTCTTCAACGAGCCGAGCATCCTCAAGCCGCTGGCGCGCAACGCGATCACCACCGACTACACCCCGAACTTCTACACGTACTCGCTCTCCTTCTCCGGACAGCAGCACAACTACTCCGCGACGGTCGCCATCGTCATGGGGCTGATCACCATGGTCATCGCCTATGTCGTCCAGCTGCGCGGCATGCGCAAGGGAGCGTGAGGCAGCGATGACCAGCCCCGTCACCACCGTCCCCGACCGCTCCCCCGCCACCTCCTCGCGCACGGCGCGCTCGGCACCCCGGCTGCGCGCCCCGCGCCGTCCGCACTCCCCCGGCAGGCCCCGGCGCAGTGTGCTGCTCACCCTGCTCACCGGCCTCGTCCTGCTGTACAGCCTGGTGCCGCTGCTCTGGCTGCTGATCAGCGCCACCAAGACGCAGGAGGGGCTGGCCCATTCGTTCGGGCTGTGGTTCGACAGCGACTTCGCGCTGTGGGACAACATCGGCCAGACGTTCACGTACGACGACGGCGTCTTCACCCGCTGGCTGCTCAACACCCTGCTGTACGTGGTCCTCGGCGCCGGCGGTGCCACCCTGCTCGCCGTGCTCGGCGGCTACGCGCTGGCCAAGTTCCAGTTCCCGGGCCGGCGGGCGGTGTTCGCCGTGGTGATCGGCGCGGTCGCGGTGCCGGGTACGGCGCTGGCGGTGCCCACCTTCCTGATGTTCAGCAACATGGGGCTCACCAACACCCCGTGGGCCGTCATCATCCCCTCGCTGATCTCACCGTTCGGCCTGTATCTGATGTGGGTGTTCGCCTCCGAGGCGATCCCCACCGAGCTGATGGAGGCGGCCCGCATCGACGGCGCCGGCGAGCTGCGCACCTTCTTCACGGTGGCGCTGCCGCTGCTGGCGCCCGGCATCGTCACCGTCTCGCTGTTCACCATGGTCGCGACCTGGAACAACTACTTCCTGCCGCTGGTCATGCTCAAGGACCCGGACTGGTATCCGCTGACCCTGGGCCTGAACAGCTGGAACGCCCAGGCCGAGACCGCCGGCGGCCAGCCGGTGTTCCACCTCGTCGTCACCGGTTCCCTGCTCACGATCGTGCCGCTGATCGCCGCGTTCCTGCTGCTCCAGAAGTACTGGCAGTCCGGGCTCGCCGCCGGAAGCGTCAAGGAATAGCGCAGCCCTCACCCACCCCCGCGCCACCCCCCGTTGTCCCGTCCCTTCACGAAGTGGAAGCACACCCATGCCCAAGCACCCCGGCCGCCTGCTGCGCGGCATAGGTCTCCTCTGCGTCCTCGCCCTCGGGGCGACCGCCTGCGGCGGCTCCGACTCCGACGGGGGGTCGAGCGAGAAGTCGGTCTCCGCCGCGGACATCCAGGCGGCCCTGAAGAAGGGCGGCACCCTCACGGTGTGGGCGTGGGAGCCCACGCTCAAGCAGGTGGCGGCCGACTTCGAGAAGGCCCACCCCAAGGTGAAGGTCAAGCTCGTCAACGCGGGCACCAACAACGAGGAGTACAAGGCGTTGCAGAACGCCATCTCGGCGAAGAAGGGCGTCCCGGACGTCGCCCAGATCGAGTACTACGCGCTGGGCCAGTACGCCCTGACCAAGGAACTCACCGATCTGAAGTCCTTCGGTGCCGACAAGCTCGCCGACACGTTCTCCCCGGGCCCCTGGAACGGGGTGAAGGCGGGCGGCGAGGGCATCTACGGGCTGCCCATGGACTCCGGTCCGATGGCGCTGTTCTACAACAAGAAGGTGTTCGACAAGTACAAGCTGAAGGTGCCGACCACCTGGGACGAGTACGTCGACGCCGCCAAGAAGCTGCACAAGGCCAACCCCAAGGCGTACATCACCAACGACGCCGGTGACGCCGGCTTCACCACCAGCATGCTGTGGCAGGCCGGTTCGCGGCCCTACAAGGTCGACGGCACCAAGGTGGGCATCGACTTCACCGACGCGGGCGCCAAGAAGTACACCGGCACCTGGCAGCAGCTCCTCGACGACAAGCTGGTGGCCCCGGTCAACAGCTGGACCGACGACTGGTACAAGGGCCTGGGCGACGGCACCATCGCCACCCTCGCCATCGGCGCCTGGATGCCCGCCAACCTCGCTTCCGGGGTGAAGGACGCCGCCGGTGACTGGCGCGTCGCCCCGCTGCCGCAGTGGACCGCGGGCGCCAAGGCCAGCGCGGAGAACGGCGGCAGCTCGCTGGCCATGCCCTCGCTCGGCGGCAACGACGCGCTCGCCTACGCCTTCCTCGAGTACGCCAACGCCGGCAAGGGCGTGCAGACGCGCGTGGACAACGGGGCGTTCCCGGCGACCACCGCGCAGCTCAACTCGAAGGAGTTCCAGGACACGAAGTTCCCGTACTTCGGCGGGCAGCAGGCCAACAAGGTGTTCGCCGAGTCGGCCGCCGACGTCGCCGACGACTGGTCGTACCTGCCCTACCAGGTGTACGCCAACTCGATCTTCAACGACACCGTCGGCAAGGCGTACGTCTCGGACACCACCCTCACCGAGGGGCTGAAGAGCTGGCAGGACGCCTCGCTCAAGTACGGCGAGGAGCAGGGCTTCACCGTCCAGAAGTAGGGCCCGTCGTCCGGCTCAGTCCGCAGCCACCCGCGACCGTACGCACACGGGGGCGGTGCGGTGATCCCGCGCCGTCCCCGTGCACACGCACATCGGAAGGACCGCCATGATCTCCACCCTCCAGTCCCGCGCGCGGAGCGGGCCGGACGGTGCCGCCGCCCCCCGTCTCGCCTACGGCGCCGACTACAACCCCGAGCAGTGGCCGCGGGAGGTGTGGGAGGAGGACGTCCGGCTGATGCGGGAGGCCGGTGTCACCGTCGTCTCCGTCGGGATCTTCTCCTGGGCGCGGCTCCAGCCGACCGCCGACACCTGGGACTTCGGCTGGCTGGACGAGGTCATGGACCTGCTGCACGCGGGCGGCATCGGGGTCGACCTGGCCACCGCCACCGCCTCCCCGCCGCCCTGGCTGACCACCGCGCACCCCGAGATCCTCCCCGTCACGGCCAACGGCGAGACGCTGTGGCCGGGGGCGCGCCAGCACTGGCGCCCCACCTCCCCCGTCTTCCGCACCCACGCGCTGCGCCTGGTGCGCGAGCTGGCGACCCGGTACGCGGACCATCCGGCGCTGGTCGCCTGGCACGTCAACAACGAGCTGGGCTGCCACAACGTGTACGACTACTCCGACGACGCGGCCCGCGCCTTCCGGGACTGGCTGCGCGCCCGGTACACCACCCTTGACACCCTCAACCACGCCTGGGGCACGGCCTTCTGGTCCCAGCGCTACAGCGACTGGGACCAGATCCTGCCGCCGCGGCTGGCCGCCTCGCACCCCAACCCCACCCAGCAGCTCGACTTCAAGCGGTTCTCCTCCGACGCGCTCAAGGACCATCTGCGCGCCGAGCGCGACCTGCTGCGCGAACTGACCCCCGGTGTCCCCGTCACCACCAACTTCATGGTGATGGGCGGCACCAAGGGCATGGACTACGCGGACTGGGCGGAGGAGGTCGACTTCGTCTCCAACGACCACTACGTGGTGCCCGGGCCGCAGGACCGCGACGAGCTGTCCTTCGCCGCCAACCTCACCAGCGGCATCGCGGGCGGCCGGCCCTGGTTCCTCATGGAGCACTCCACCAGCGCCGTCAACTGGCAGCCGGTGAATCTCGCCAAGCGGCCCGGTGAGATGGCACGGGACGCGCTCACGCACGTGGCGCACGGCGCCGACGCGGTGTGCTTCTTCCAGTGGCGGCAGTCCGCGGCCGGTGCGGAGAAGTACCACTCGGCGATGGTGCCGCACGCCGGGGCGGACAGCGACCTCTTCCGGTCGGTGACCGAACTCGGCGCCGTGCTGCGGACGTTGGCGCCGGTCGCGGGCAGCGAGCGGGAGCCGGCCCGGGTCGGCATCCTCTACGACTGGGACTCGTGGTGGGCCAGCGAGCAGGACTCGCACCCCACCTCGCTGCTCGACTACCACCAGGAGGCGCTGGACTGGTACTCGGCGCTGCTCGCGCTCGGTGTCCGTGCCGACCTCGTCACCACACGTGCCGACCTCGGCCGGTACGGGGTGCTGATCGCGCCCGTGCTGCATGTCGTGCCCGCCGGGCTCGCCAAGGAGCTCACGCGGTACGCGGAGCAGGGCGGTCACCTGGTCACCACGTACTTCTCCGGTGTCGTCGACGAGAACGACCATGTGTGGCTGGGCGGTTACCCGGGCGCGCTGCGGGAGCTGCTCGGCATCCGGGTCGAGGAGTTCGGGCCGTTGCTGGCGGGAGAGGTGGTGGAACTGGACGACGGCATGTCCGGGACGTTGTGGACCGACCGGATCGATGTGACCGGTCCGGGCACCGAGGTGCTGGTGCGGTACCGGACGGGTGAGCAGGCGGGGCGGCCGGCGGTCACCCGGCGGGTGACGGGGGGCGGGTCGGCGGCGTATGTGTCCACGCGGCTCGGGGTGGAGGGGCTGGCTGGGCTGCTGCCGCGGTTGCTGGAGCCGGCGGGGGTGGGGAGTGAGCTGCCGGAGGGTGTGCGGGGGCGGGTCGAGTTGGTGGTGCGGCGGGGAGACGGGGGGCGGTTCCTGTTCCTGGTGAACCGGACGGAGGGGACGGTGTCCGTGCCGGGGGTCGCGGGCGAGGTGCTGCTCGGCTCCGCCGATGGGGAGGGGGCGGTCGCGCTCGGTCCGCGGGGGGTGGCGGTTGTGCGGCAGGCGGTGGTCTGACGGTGGCGGGGCGGGGTTTCTCGCCCCCGCCACCCCTACCCGTCCCCTCCTGAAGGGGCTTCGCCCCTTCGACCCCCGCACGGGGCTTCGCCCCGTTTCGCGCAGTTCCCCGCGCCCCTAATCGCCCGGGCCCGGATCGGGTCGAACCGGTGTCGTGATGCCCGCTCTCGCCGCTTCCAGTTGTGCGGCGAAGGCGATGCCCAGGAAGAGGGCGATGCCGGTGAGGTTGGCCCAGAGGAGGAGCGCGACGAAGGCGGTGAGGGGGCCGTAGAGGTCGCCGAAGGCGCTGCTCTTCTCGACGTACAGGGCGAGCAGCCATGTGGCCGCGACCCACAGGACGAGGTGCACCGCGGAGCCGAACGCGAGCCACGTGTAGCCCGGCTGGTCGCGGCGCGGCGACCAGCGGAAGATCACCGCGGAGGCGACCCAGGCCAGGACCAGGCCGACCGGCACCTCCAGGACGTGCCACCAGGTCGGCCCGTGGTCGCCGTGCCCGAACGCCCGCACGACCGCGTCGCCGACCGCCTCGCCGGCGACGAGGACGACGAAGCCGAGCACCATCGGCATGCCCGCCGCCAGGGCGAGGAGCAGTGCGCGGGCGTACTTGCGGGGGAAGGGGCGGTCGCGT
The DNA window shown above is from Streptomyces sp. NBC_00670 and carries:
- a CDS encoding cytochrome P450; this translates as MDDAQGDGRDGGQGDGRGGARKADRGRSPAACPVGRADDGTWQVREYGAARALLRGPGTVQAGLGVETVEKLPRRVRRPVLYRDGPEHREHRRQTARYFTPRRVDTHYRPVMERLAEEQLAVLRTAGEAALPELAFELAIGVVSEVVGLRYGRPGIRRRLERFFPEEFGEPGLTSARGLYWLVRQNVNWLRIHLADVRPAIRAHRRREHDDLISHLLSEGCSDVEILGECLTFAAAGMVTTREFVCLAAWHLFTDDALRARYRAADEAGRLVVLQELLRLEPVVGSLRRRATADLELPASGGPVAVRAGECVEVLLDEANADPTAVGAEPLRVRPDRTLSFGPGRAGLSFGDGPHRCPGAHIALLETDVFLGRLFALEGVRMTGHPRAALRPAIDGYEIRDLRVTLPGGD
- the pgm gene encoding phosphoglucomutase (alpha-D-glucose-1,6-bisphosphate-dependent); the encoded protein is MLHERAGKPAEPEDLIDVARLVTAYYALHPDPAEPGQRVAFGTSGHRGSSLATAFNEDHIAATSQAICEYRADRGTDGPLFLGADTHALSEPARVTALEVFAANDVTVLIDSADGYTPTPAVSHAILTYNRGRTSHLADGVVVTPSHNPPADGGFKYNPPSGGPAGSDATSWIQDRANEIIAAGLKDVRRLPYARALAAPGTGRHDFLGAYVADLPSVLDLDAIRSAGVRIGADPLGGASVAYWGRIAEEHRIDLTVVNPLADPTWRFMTLDWDGKIRMDCSSPHAMASLIAQRDRFRIATGNDADADRHGIVTPDAGLMNPNHYLATAISYLYAHRPDWPAHAGVGKTLVSSSMIDRVAADLGRRLVEVPVGFKWFVDGLADGSLGFGGEESAGASFLRRDGSVWTTDKDGILLALLASEITAVTDRTPSEHYAALTARFGEPAYARIDAPATREQKARLGKLSPAQLGADTLAGEPVTDVLTEAPGNGAALGGIKVVTENAWFAARPSGTEDVYKVYAESFRGPDHLRQVQEEAQSVVNQALDD
- a CDS encoding FAD binding domain-containing protein — translated: MLLSLPTTVSGIQQALAEGAVPVGGATLVWATWQRDGFPERAVSLRKLPEANVVGREELGAAVLLHQVDDRVPEVLRRAAGSVGTGAVRRTATVGGNIVGSTLRCLLPAALVLDARARVLATDRPYETDLAELVAKRPLLLGLHWRAPLTSGYRKLPGDAGGPPPFVVAAAVHADGEDGGRLLRVAVRDGYDVISESADCGAGTEAVLDTLRDTPLGALPATAREAVRAQVTETLAGPGLG
- a CDS encoding glyceraldehyde-3-phosphate dehydrogenase encodes the protein MTDNDGSFTHWKHREEIAESMIPMIGKLHRERDVTVLLHSRSLVNKSVVSILKTHRFARQIAGAELSVTETLPFLQALTTLDLGPSQIDLGMLAATYKEDDRGLSVAEFTAEAVAGATGGNRIERREPRDVVLYGFGRIGRLVARLLIEKAGSGNGLRLRAIVVRGGGGGVGEDLVKRASLLRRDSVHGQFQGTITVDEANGTITANGNVIKVIHADDPSSVDYTAYGIKDALLIDNTGKWRDREGLSQHLRPGIDKVVLTAPGKGDVPNIVHGVNHDTIKPDERILSCASCTTNAIVPPLKAMDDEFGVERGHVETVHSFTNDQNLLDNYHKSERRGRSAPLNMVLTETGAASAVAKALPDLKARITGSSIRVPVPDVSIAILNLQLGRETSREEVLDHLREVSLTSPLKRQIDFTTAPDAVSSDFVGSRHASIVDAGATKVEGDNAILYLWYDNEFGYSCQVVRVVQYVSGVEYPTYPAPAV
- a CDS encoding LacI family DNA-binding transcriptional regulator; its protein translation is MADVARLAGVSSQTVSRVSNGYAGVNEETRRQVLAAMKELGYRPNSAARALKRGEFRTIGVITFTLSTTGNVRTLEAIAQSAAREGYAVTLLPVAVPTQDEVRGAFSRLEELAVDAVIVIMEVHLLDAATITLPPHVQVVVVDSDAGEHYTVVDTDQAGGTRAAVRHLLDLGHETVWHLAGPEGSFAAQRRTDAWRAELTGAGRTVPEPVRGDWSAESGYRAGLALAARPECTAVFAANDQMALGLLRALHESGRRVPEEVSVIGFDDIPEATSFLPPLTTVHQDFAEVGRLCVRAVLRKMRQDGEERGTTLVPTRLVVRGSTAGR